Proteins found in one Pseudomonas sp. P8_241 genomic segment:
- the rpsI gene encoding 30S ribosomal protein S9 produces the protein MSATQNYGTGRRKTATARVFLRPGTGNISINNRSLDNFFGRETARMVVRQPLELTETVEKFDIYVTVIGGGVSGQAGAIRHGITRALMDYDETLRSALRKAGFVTRDAREVERKKVGLRKARKRPQYSKR, from the coding sequence ATGTCGGCGACTCAAAATTACGGCACTGGCCGTCGCAAGACCGCAACCGCACGCGTTTTCCTGCGTCCGGGTACTGGTAACATCTCCATCAACAACCGTTCGCTGGATAATTTCTTCGGCCGCGAAACTGCCCGCATGGTAGTTCGTCAGCCGCTGGAATTGACTGAGACTGTCGAGAAATTCGACATCTACGTCACCGTGATCGGCGGTGGTGTAAGTGGTCAGGCTGGCGCAATCCGCCACGGTATCACTCGCGCTCTGATGGATTACGACGAGACTCTGCGCAGCGCCCTGCGTAAAGCCGGTTTCGTAACCCGCGATGCTCGTGAAGTTGAACGTAAGAAAGTCGGTCTGCGTAAAGCGCGTAAGCGTCCGCAGTACTCGAAGCGTTAA